In Oryzias melastigma strain HK-1 linkage group LG16, ASM292280v2, whole genome shotgun sequence, a single genomic region encodes these proteins:
- the LOC112143488 gene encoding cingulin isoform X2, with protein sequence MSTQSSGHKTAVDHGVQIRFINNIGDGGRQPAPQLRNKPPSSSKYGVAVRVQGIAGQPYVVLKDGQKGDSYGVQLRTDYGPDYRSLPRRKVKPELGMEEAYGETGAGGGQGGALRRAQSHGSLLDRDGEAANEDFELSRPPGDGKSGSYGNLDGGIGVRGNNGETWASSGREGAVERRMWGGSYQAANLSRSQESLRDNQLNPYPPQNVNEFHLHQRQSAFSKLKNRFDGGAPASQQSGPPPATQHPRATSPYINQSPYTSPPSSTHSSLGRSQGPLVASRSSSQWSSEERLQVDPPDTRATPDLLLDQVQSAEMSSEEEQLMKSLYSILRQGSNERDAVIRQKVETIFQKLQSLKPKESPQEEWMRAKRELETKVVELQTALREERRESARNSDPALKAELESCLDENLQLQELLDRKNKDLNETQSEVTQLRMDRESAEKHIRDMEDQLAELQEEMRRENGSKTDLMSCQTQLMEVCQLKQKLEDALRQRERELTALKGALKDEVASHDREIEALREQYSADMEKFHSSMEQVSQSQAGIEAERLRVNASVRSLQKQLEDCRDESSHWMEQFHATRDELRSAKQELLQTRLEKDELEDEVKELKDKMSSMKQQTPDPKHTEILSQELQRSSGDLQKVKSELEKQRVDFDKKVMEVITLKKSHQNQEAELRYEIDRLKEQLQRAKEDFAKAQEKNKQLPNPATVSDLEQKLGEAQREVSRLKEKLSEAEEELETTKSHLNRAQADVDSLRETQSDQEAANSRLKEKLSRLEAQLQSSAAESSEAELTLHTEMRSLRSELDEAKRRISRLNQEHQEVTQRLESSERDKETLKQTISQLEDAKSQLGRAMDKLNKDYEALKVSSKDEVQALSSQLEEQRERARKEMQDAQRHGKDAQSELEKHHVNLRRMEEEMLRQKKEFQLACEERDNHQLDKELLSNRLRHLEGELEASKNSHSEKAREIRILEDKLKCMELECEEEKSTVEMLTERVSRSRDQIDQLRSELMQERSSKQDLELDKNAMERQLKELRSRVAEMEGQSRSSTGVSQLENKILELEDRLRNEEREKNSVLASQRRSERKLKELNMTLDEERHTHTEQRDQLTLKVKALKRQVDESETELERIEGLRRKAQRDMEEQVELKESLQARVKALETELKRKTQAAMRQALESSALSSDDDDSLYDHSTITSILTESNLQTSSC encoded by the exons ATGAGCACGCAGTCTTCAGGCCACAAGACTGCCGTGGACCATGGCGTCCAAATCCGATTCATCAACAACATTGGAGACGGTGGGAGGCAGCCTGCGCCCCAGCTCAGGAACAAGCCCCCGAGCTCCTCCAAATACGGTGTAGCGGTCAGGGTGCAGGGAATCGCCGGCCAGCCCTACGTGGTCCTGAAAGATGGCCAGAAGGGAGATTCATACGGGGTCCAGCTCAGGACGGACTATGGACCTGACTACCGTAGTCTTCCCAGGAGAAAAGTCAAGCCAGAGCTGGGAATGGAGGAAGCATATGGAGAAACGGGAGCAGGGGGAGGCCAGGGAGGGGCTCTGCGCCGCGCTCAATCCCACGGATCACTGCTAGACAGAGATGGAGAGGCTGCCAACGAGGATTTTGAGCTGTCTAGACCCCCTGGGGACGGGAAGTCTGGTAGCTATGGGAATCTGGATGGAGGAATTGGAGTGAGGGGGAACAACGGAGAGACGTGGGCTTCGAGTGGCAGAGAAGGGGCTGTGGAAAGAAGAATGTGGGGAGGCTCCTACCAAGCTGCCAACCTCAGCAGGTCACAGGAGTCCCTTAGGGACAATCAGCTGAACCCTTACCCACCCCAAAACGTAAACGAGTTTCACTTACATCAAAGACAGAGCGCTTTCAGCAAACTGAAAAACAGGTTTGATGGTGGAGCCCCTGCCAGCCAGCAGAGTGGACCCCCCCCTGCAACTCAGCATCCCAGAGCCACATCTCCTTACATCAACCAAAGCCCCTACACCTCCCCTCCGTCCTCCACTCACAGCAGCTTGGGTCGCAGCCAGGGCCCTTTAGTTGCATCCCGCTCCAGCAGCCAGTGGTCTTCAGAGGAGCGTCTGCAGGTGGACCCACCTGACACACGG GCGACCCCTGACCTTTTGCTGGACCAGGTTCAGAGTGCTGAGATGAGCAgcgaggaggagcagctcatGAAGAGCCTCTACAGCATCTTAAGACAAGG ATCCAACGAGAGAGACGCTGTCATTAGGCAGAAAGTTGAAACTATTTTCCAGAAGCTTCAGAGCCTAAag CCTAAAGAAAGCCCTCAAGAAGAGTGGATGAGAGCAAAAAGGGAGCTCGAGACAAAGGTGGTTGAGCTACAAACTGCCCTACGGGAAGAAAGGAGG GAGTCTGCACGTAATTCTGATCCTGCTCTGAAAGCTGAGCTGGAGTCCTGTCTGGATGAAAATCTGCAACTCCAGGAGCTGCTGGACCGGAAGAATAAAGATCTGAATGAAACCCAATCAGA GGTGACTCAGCTTCGGATGGACAGAGAGAGCGCCGAAAAACATATACGAGACATGGAGGACCAGCTGGCTGAGCTCCAAGAGGAGATGAGGAGGGAGAACGGCTCCAAGACG GACCTGATGTCTTGTCAAACTCAACTGATGGAGGTTTGTCAGCTGAAACAGAAGCTGGAGGACGCACTGAGACAGCGGGAGCGCGAGCTCACAGCTTTGAAAGGAGCTCTGAAGGATGAGGTGGCATCGCACGATCGAGAGATAGAGGCGCTCCGAGAGCAGTACAGCGCCGACATGGAGAAATTCCACAGCAGCATGGAGCAGGTGTCCCAG TCTCAAGCAGGGATCGAGGCAGAGCGGTTGCGGGTGAACGCTTCAGTTCGCTCGCTGCAGAAGCAGCTGGAAGACTGCAGAGATGAAAGCAGCCACTGGATGGAGCAGTTTCACGCCACCAGAGATGAGCTTCGATCTGCGAAACAAGA ACTCCTGCAGACTCGTCTGGAGAAAGACGAGCTTGAAGACGAGGTCAAGGAACTGAAGGATAAAATGAGCTCGATGAAACAACAGACGCCAGATCCCAAACACACAGAGATTCTCAGCCAG GAACTGCAGCGATCCAGCGGCGATCTGCAGAAGGTCAAGTCGGAGTTGGAGAAGCAGAGGGTCGACTTTGACAAGAAGGTGATGGAAGTGATCACTTTGAAGAAATCCCACCAGAATCAGGAGGCAGAACTGAGATATGAGATCGACAGGCTGAAGGAGCAGCTACAGAGGGCCAAGGAAGACTTTGCAAAGGCACAAgagaaaaacaagcag CTCCCAAATCCAGCTACTGTGTCAGACCTGGAGCAGAAGCTTGGCGAGGCACAAAGAGAGGTGAGCCGACTGAAGGAAAAGCTCTCTGAAGCGGAAGAGGAGCTGGAGACCACAAAATCACATCTGAACAGAGCTCAGGCGGATGTGGACTCTCTCCGAGAAACTCAGAGTGACCAGGAGGCAGCTAACAGTCGCCTCAAAGAAAAACTCTCCCGATTAGAG GCTCAGCTGCAGAGCAGTGCAGCAGAAAGCTCGGAGGCGGAGCTCACCCTCCACACGGAGATGAGAAGTTTGAGATCTGAGCTGGACGAGGCGAAAAGACGAATCTCCAGACTTAACCAGGAGCACCAGGAAGTCACTCAGCGTCTGGAAAGCTCCGAGAGGGACAAGGAGACGCTGAAGCAGACCATCAGCCAGCTGGAAGACGCCAAAAGCCAACTGGGGAGAGCTATGGACAAACTCAACAAAGAT TATGAAGCTCTCAAAGTGTCCTCGAAGGACGAGGTGCAGGCCCTCAGCTCTCAGCTGGAGGAGCAAAGAGAGCGAGCACGCAAGGAGATGCAGGACGCTCAACGCCACGGGAAAGACGCTCAGTCTGAGCTGGAGAAACATCATGTCAACCTGAGGAGGATGGAAGAAGAA atgTTGCGTCAGAAGAAGGAGTTCCAGCTTGCCTGTGAGGAGAGAGACAACCATCAGCTGGATAAAGAGCTGCTCTCCAACAGACTGCGCCACCTGGAGGGAGAGTTGGAGGCCAGCAAGAACAGCCACAGCGAGAAAGCACGCGAGATCCGCATCCTGGAG GACAAACTGAAATGTATGGAGCTGGAGTGCGAGGAGGAGAAGAGCACGGTGGAGATGCTGACGGAGCGCGTGTCCAGGAGCAGAGACCAGATCGACCAGCTGCGCTCCGAGCTCATGCAGGAGCGCTCGTCAAAGCAGGACCTGGAGCTGGATAAGAACGCCATGGAGCGACAG CTGAAGGAGCTGAGGAGTCGCGTGGCTGAGATGGAGGGCCAGTCTCGCTCCTCAACAGGAGTCTCCCAGCTGGAGAACAAGATCCTGGAGTTGGAAGACCGCCTGCGCAATGAAGAAAG agagaaaaactcTGTGTTGGCGTCTCAACGGCGTTCAGAGAGGAAACTTAAAGAACTTAACATGACATTGGATGAagagagacacacacacactgagcaGAGAGACCAG CTCACTTTGAAAGTGAAGGCTTTAAAGAGGCAGGTGGACGAGAGTGAAACGGAGCTGGAGAGGATAGAAGGGCTGAGGAGGAAAGCTCAGAGAGACATGGAGGAGCAGGTGGAGCTCAAAGAGAGCTTGCAGGCCCGAGTCAAAGCTCTGGAAACGGAGCTCAa GAGGAAAACCCAGGCAGCCATGCGGCAAGCTTTGGAGTCATCAGCGCTCAGCTCAGATGATGACGACAGCCTGTACGACCACTCCACCATCACCTCCATCCTCACTGAGAGCAACCTCCAGACCAGCTCCTGCTGA
- the LOC112143488 gene encoding cingulin isoform X3 has protein sequence MSTQSSGHKTAVDHGVQIRFINNIGDGGRQPAPQLRNKPPSSSKYGVAVRVQGIAGQPYVVLKDGQKGDSYGVQLRTDYGPDYRSLPRRKVKPELGMEEAYGETGAGGGQGGALRRAQSHGSLLDRDGEAANEDFELSRPPGDGKSGSYGNLDGGIGVRGNNGETWASSGREGAVERRMWGGSYQAANLSRSQESLRDNQLNPYPPQNVNEFHLHQRQSAFSKLKNRFDGGAPASQQSGPPPATQHPRATSPYINQSPYTSPPSSTHSSLGRSQGPLVASRSSSQWSSEERLQVDPPDTRVQSAEMSSEEEQLMKSLYSILRQGSNERDAVIRQKVETIFQKLQSLKPKESPQEEWMRAKRELETKVVELQTALREERRESARNSDPALKAELESCLDENLQLQELLDRKNKDLNETQSEVTQLRMDRESAEKHIRDMEDQLAELQEEMRRENGSKTQDLMSCQTQLMEVCQLKQKLEDALRQRERELTALKGALKDEVASHDREIEALREQYSADMEKFHSSMEQVSQSQAGIEAERLRVNASVRSLQKQLEDCRDESSHWMEQFHATRDELRSAKQELLQTRLEKDELEDEVKELKDKMSSMKQQTPDPKHTEILSQELQRSSGDLQKVKSELEKQRVDFDKKVMEVITLKKSHQNQEAELRYEIDRLKEQLQRAKEDFAKAQEKNKQLPNPATVSDLEQKLGEAQREVSRLKEKLSEAEEELETTKSHLNRAQADVDSLRETQSDQEAANSRLKEKLSRLEAQLQSSAAESSEAELTLHTEMRSLRSELDEAKRRISRLNQEHQEVTQRLESSERDKETLKQTISQLEDAKSQLGRAMDKLNKDYEALKVSSKDEVQALSSQLEEQRERARKEMQDAQRHGKDAQSELEKHHVNLRRMEEEMLRQKKEFQLACEERDNHQLDKELLSNRLRHLEGELEASKNSHSEKAREIRILEDKLKCMELECEEEKSTVEMLTERVSRSRDQIDQLRSELMQERSSKQDLELDKNAMERQLKELRSRVAEMEGQSRSSTGVSQLENKILELEDRLRNEEREKNSVLASQRRSERKLKELNMTLDEERHTHTEQRDQLTLKVKALKRQVDESETELERIEGLRRKAQRDMEEQVELKESLQARVKALETELKRKTQAAMRQALESSALSSDDDDSLYDHSTITSILTESNLQTSSC, from the exons ATGAGCACGCAGTCTTCAGGCCACAAGACTGCCGTGGACCATGGCGTCCAAATCCGATTCATCAACAACATTGGAGACGGTGGGAGGCAGCCTGCGCCCCAGCTCAGGAACAAGCCCCCGAGCTCCTCCAAATACGGTGTAGCGGTCAGGGTGCAGGGAATCGCCGGCCAGCCCTACGTGGTCCTGAAAGATGGCCAGAAGGGAGATTCATACGGGGTCCAGCTCAGGACGGACTATGGACCTGACTACCGTAGTCTTCCCAGGAGAAAAGTCAAGCCAGAGCTGGGAATGGAGGAAGCATATGGAGAAACGGGAGCAGGGGGAGGCCAGGGAGGGGCTCTGCGCCGCGCTCAATCCCACGGATCACTGCTAGACAGAGATGGAGAGGCTGCCAACGAGGATTTTGAGCTGTCTAGACCCCCTGGGGACGGGAAGTCTGGTAGCTATGGGAATCTGGATGGAGGAATTGGAGTGAGGGGGAACAACGGAGAGACGTGGGCTTCGAGTGGCAGAGAAGGGGCTGTGGAAAGAAGAATGTGGGGAGGCTCCTACCAAGCTGCCAACCTCAGCAGGTCACAGGAGTCCCTTAGGGACAATCAGCTGAACCCTTACCCACCCCAAAACGTAAACGAGTTTCACTTACATCAAAGACAGAGCGCTTTCAGCAAACTGAAAAACAGGTTTGATGGTGGAGCCCCTGCCAGCCAGCAGAGTGGACCCCCCCCTGCAACTCAGCATCCCAGAGCCACATCTCCTTACATCAACCAAAGCCCCTACACCTCCCCTCCGTCCTCCACTCACAGCAGCTTGGGTCGCAGCCAGGGCCCTTTAGTTGCATCCCGCTCCAGCAGCCAGTGGTCTTCAGAGGAGCGTCTGCAGGTGGACCCACCTGACACACGG GTTCAGAGTGCTGAGATGAGCAgcgaggaggagcagctcatGAAGAGCCTCTACAGCATCTTAAGACAAGG ATCCAACGAGAGAGACGCTGTCATTAGGCAGAAAGTTGAAACTATTTTCCAGAAGCTTCAGAGCCTAAag CCTAAAGAAAGCCCTCAAGAAGAGTGGATGAGAGCAAAAAGGGAGCTCGAGACAAAGGTGGTTGAGCTACAAACTGCCCTACGGGAAGAAAGGAGG GAGTCTGCACGTAATTCTGATCCTGCTCTGAAAGCTGAGCTGGAGTCCTGTCTGGATGAAAATCTGCAACTCCAGGAGCTGCTGGACCGGAAGAATAAAGATCTGAATGAAACCCAATCAGA GGTGACTCAGCTTCGGATGGACAGAGAGAGCGCCGAAAAACATATACGAGACATGGAGGACCAGCTGGCTGAGCTCCAAGAGGAGATGAGGAGGGAGAACGGCTCCAAGACG CAGGACCTGATGTCTTGTCAAACTCAACTGATGGAGGTTTGTCAGCTGAAACAGAAGCTGGAGGACGCACTGAGACAGCGGGAGCGCGAGCTCACAGCTTTGAAAGGAGCTCTGAAGGATGAGGTGGCATCGCACGATCGAGAGATAGAGGCGCTCCGAGAGCAGTACAGCGCCGACATGGAGAAATTCCACAGCAGCATGGAGCAGGTGTCCCAG TCTCAAGCAGGGATCGAGGCAGAGCGGTTGCGGGTGAACGCTTCAGTTCGCTCGCTGCAGAAGCAGCTGGAAGACTGCAGAGATGAAAGCAGCCACTGGATGGAGCAGTTTCACGCCACCAGAGATGAGCTTCGATCTGCGAAACAAGA ACTCCTGCAGACTCGTCTGGAGAAAGACGAGCTTGAAGACGAGGTCAAGGAACTGAAGGATAAAATGAGCTCGATGAAACAACAGACGCCAGATCCCAAACACACAGAGATTCTCAGCCAG GAACTGCAGCGATCCAGCGGCGATCTGCAGAAGGTCAAGTCGGAGTTGGAGAAGCAGAGGGTCGACTTTGACAAGAAGGTGATGGAAGTGATCACTTTGAAGAAATCCCACCAGAATCAGGAGGCAGAACTGAGATATGAGATCGACAGGCTGAAGGAGCAGCTACAGAGGGCCAAGGAAGACTTTGCAAAGGCACAAgagaaaaacaagcag CTCCCAAATCCAGCTACTGTGTCAGACCTGGAGCAGAAGCTTGGCGAGGCACAAAGAGAGGTGAGCCGACTGAAGGAAAAGCTCTCTGAAGCGGAAGAGGAGCTGGAGACCACAAAATCACATCTGAACAGAGCTCAGGCGGATGTGGACTCTCTCCGAGAAACTCAGAGTGACCAGGAGGCAGCTAACAGTCGCCTCAAAGAAAAACTCTCCCGATTAGAG GCTCAGCTGCAGAGCAGTGCAGCAGAAAGCTCGGAGGCGGAGCTCACCCTCCACACGGAGATGAGAAGTTTGAGATCTGAGCTGGACGAGGCGAAAAGACGAATCTCCAGACTTAACCAGGAGCACCAGGAAGTCACTCAGCGTCTGGAAAGCTCCGAGAGGGACAAGGAGACGCTGAAGCAGACCATCAGCCAGCTGGAAGACGCCAAAAGCCAACTGGGGAGAGCTATGGACAAACTCAACAAAGAT TATGAAGCTCTCAAAGTGTCCTCGAAGGACGAGGTGCAGGCCCTCAGCTCTCAGCTGGAGGAGCAAAGAGAGCGAGCACGCAAGGAGATGCAGGACGCTCAACGCCACGGGAAAGACGCTCAGTCTGAGCTGGAGAAACATCATGTCAACCTGAGGAGGATGGAAGAAGAA atgTTGCGTCAGAAGAAGGAGTTCCAGCTTGCCTGTGAGGAGAGAGACAACCATCAGCTGGATAAAGAGCTGCTCTCCAACAGACTGCGCCACCTGGAGGGAGAGTTGGAGGCCAGCAAGAACAGCCACAGCGAGAAAGCACGCGAGATCCGCATCCTGGAG GACAAACTGAAATGTATGGAGCTGGAGTGCGAGGAGGAGAAGAGCACGGTGGAGATGCTGACGGAGCGCGTGTCCAGGAGCAGAGACCAGATCGACCAGCTGCGCTCCGAGCTCATGCAGGAGCGCTCGTCAAAGCAGGACCTGGAGCTGGATAAGAACGCCATGGAGCGACAG CTGAAGGAGCTGAGGAGTCGCGTGGCTGAGATGGAGGGCCAGTCTCGCTCCTCAACAGGAGTCTCCCAGCTGGAGAACAAGATCCTGGAGTTGGAAGACCGCCTGCGCAATGAAGAAAG agagaaaaactcTGTGTTGGCGTCTCAACGGCGTTCAGAGAGGAAACTTAAAGAACTTAACATGACATTGGATGAagagagacacacacacactgagcaGAGAGACCAG CTCACTTTGAAAGTGAAGGCTTTAAAGAGGCAGGTGGACGAGAGTGAAACGGAGCTGGAGAGGATAGAAGGGCTGAGGAGGAAAGCTCAGAGAGACATGGAGGAGCAGGTGGAGCTCAAAGAGAGCTTGCAGGCCCGAGTCAAAGCTCTGGAAACGGAGCTCAa GAGGAAAACCCAGGCAGCCATGCGGCAAGCTTTGGAGTCATCAGCGCTCAGCTCAGATGATGACGACAGCCTGTACGACCACTCCACCATCACCTCCATCCTCACTGAGAGCAACCTCCAGACCAGCTCCTGCTGA
- the LOC112143488 gene encoding cingulin isoform X1, whose amino-acid sequence MSTQSSGHKTAVDHGVQIRFINNIGDGGRQPAPQLRNKPPSSSKYGVAVRVQGIAGQPYVVLKDGQKGDSYGVQLRTDYGPDYRSLPRRKVKPELGMEEAYGETGAGGGQGGALRRAQSHGSLLDRDGEAANEDFELSRPPGDGKSGSYGNLDGGIGVRGNNGETWASSGREGAVERRMWGGSYQAANLSRSQESLRDNQLNPYPPQNVNEFHLHQRQSAFSKLKNRFDGGAPASQQSGPPPATQHPRATSPYINQSPYTSPPSSTHSSLGRSQGPLVASRSSSQWSSEERLQVDPPDTRATPDLLLDQVQSAEMSSEEEQLMKSLYSILRQGSNERDAVIRQKVETIFQKLQSLKPKESPQEEWMRAKRELETKVVELQTALREERRESARNSDPALKAELESCLDENLQLQELLDRKNKDLNETQSEVTQLRMDRESAEKHIRDMEDQLAELQEEMRRENGSKTQDLMSCQTQLMEVCQLKQKLEDALRQRERELTALKGALKDEVASHDREIEALREQYSADMEKFHSSMEQVSQSQAGIEAERLRVNASVRSLQKQLEDCRDESSHWMEQFHATRDELRSAKQELLQTRLEKDELEDEVKELKDKMSSMKQQTPDPKHTEILSQELQRSSGDLQKVKSELEKQRVDFDKKVMEVITLKKSHQNQEAELRYEIDRLKEQLQRAKEDFAKAQEKNKQLPNPATVSDLEQKLGEAQREVSRLKEKLSEAEEELETTKSHLNRAQADVDSLRETQSDQEAANSRLKEKLSRLEAQLQSSAAESSEAELTLHTEMRSLRSELDEAKRRISRLNQEHQEVTQRLESSERDKETLKQTISQLEDAKSQLGRAMDKLNKDYEALKVSSKDEVQALSSQLEEQRERARKEMQDAQRHGKDAQSELEKHHVNLRRMEEEMLRQKKEFQLACEERDNHQLDKELLSNRLRHLEGELEASKNSHSEKAREIRILEDKLKCMELECEEEKSTVEMLTERVSRSRDQIDQLRSELMQERSSKQDLELDKNAMERQLKELRSRVAEMEGQSRSSTGVSQLENKILELEDRLRNEEREKNSVLASQRRSERKLKELNMTLDEERHTHTEQRDQLTLKVKALKRQVDESETELERIEGLRRKAQRDMEEQVELKESLQARVKALETELKRKTQAAMRQALESSALSSDDDDSLYDHSTITSILTESNLQTSSC is encoded by the exons ATGAGCACGCAGTCTTCAGGCCACAAGACTGCCGTGGACCATGGCGTCCAAATCCGATTCATCAACAACATTGGAGACGGTGGGAGGCAGCCTGCGCCCCAGCTCAGGAACAAGCCCCCGAGCTCCTCCAAATACGGTGTAGCGGTCAGGGTGCAGGGAATCGCCGGCCAGCCCTACGTGGTCCTGAAAGATGGCCAGAAGGGAGATTCATACGGGGTCCAGCTCAGGACGGACTATGGACCTGACTACCGTAGTCTTCCCAGGAGAAAAGTCAAGCCAGAGCTGGGAATGGAGGAAGCATATGGAGAAACGGGAGCAGGGGGAGGCCAGGGAGGGGCTCTGCGCCGCGCTCAATCCCACGGATCACTGCTAGACAGAGATGGAGAGGCTGCCAACGAGGATTTTGAGCTGTCTAGACCCCCTGGGGACGGGAAGTCTGGTAGCTATGGGAATCTGGATGGAGGAATTGGAGTGAGGGGGAACAACGGAGAGACGTGGGCTTCGAGTGGCAGAGAAGGGGCTGTGGAAAGAAGAATGTGGGGAGGCTCCTACCAAGCTGCCAACCTCAGCAGGTCACAGGAGTCCCTTAGGGACAATCAGCTGAACCCTTACCCACCCCAAAACGTAAACGAGTTTCACTTACATCAAAGACAGAGCGCTTTCAGCAAACTGAAAAACAGGTTTGATGGTGGAGCCCCTGCCAGCCAGCAGAGTGGACCCCCCCCTGCAACTCAGCATCCCAGAGCCACATCTCCTTACATCAACCAAAGCCCCTACACCTCCCCTCCGTCCTCCACTCACAGCAGCTTGGGTCGCAGCCAGGGCCCTTTAGTTGCATCCCGCTCCAGCAGCCAGTGGTCTTCAGAGGAGCGTCTGCAGGTGGACCCACCTGACACACGG GCGACCCCTGACCTTTTGCTGGACCAGGTTCAGAGTGCTGAGATGAGCAgcgaggaggagcagctcatGAAGAGCCTCTACAGCATCTTAAGACAAGG ATCCAACGAGAGAGACGCTGTCATTAGGCAGAAAGTTGAAACTATTTTCCAGAAGCTTCAGAGCCTAAag CCTAAAGAAAGCCCTCAAGAAGAGTGGATGAGAGCAAAAAGGGAGCTCGAGACAAAGGTGGTTGAGCTACAAACTGCCCTACGGGAAGAAAGGAGG GAGTCTGCACGTAATTCTGATCCTGCTCTGAAAGCTGAGCTGGAGTCCTGTCTGGATGAAAATCTGCAACTCCAGGAGCTGCTGGACCGGAAGAATAAAGATCTGAATGAAACCCAATCAGA GGTGACTCAGCTTCGGATGGACAGAGAGAGCGCCGAAAAACATATACGAGACATGGAGGACCAGCTGGCTGAGCTCCAAGAGGAGATGAGGAGGGAGAACGGCTCCAAGACG CAGGACCTGATGTCTTGTCAAACTCAACTGATGGAGGTTTGTCAGCTGAAACAGAAGCTGGAGGACGCACTGAGACAGCGGGAGCGCGAGCTCACAGCTTTGAAAGGAGCTCTGAAGGATGAGGTGGCATCGCACGATCGAGAGATAGAGGCGCTCCGAGAGCAGTACAGCGCCGACATGGAGAAATTCCACAGCAGCATGGAGCAGGTGTCCCAG TCTCAAGCAGGGATCGAGGCAGAGCGGTTGCGGGTGAACGCTTCAGTTCGCTCGCTGCAGAAGCAGCTGGAAGACTGCAGAGATGAAAGCAGCCACTGGATGGAGCAGTTTCACGCCACCAGAGATGAGCTTCGATCTGCGAAACAAGA ACTCCTGCAGACTCGTCTGGAGAAAGACGAGCTTGAAGACGAGGTCAAGGAACTGAAGGATAAAATGAGCTCGATGAAACAACAGACGCCAGATCCCAAACACACAGAGATTCTCAGCCAG GAACTGCAGCGATCCAGCGGCGATCTGCAGAAGGTCAAGTCGGAGTTGGAGAAGCAGAGGGTCGACTTTGACAAGAAGGTGATGGAAGTGATCACTTTGAAGAAATCCCACCAGAATCAGGAGGCAGAACTGAGATATGAGATCGACAGGCTGAAGGAGCAGCTACAGAGGGCCAAGGAAGACTTTGCAAAGGCACAAgagaaaaacaagcag CTCCCAAATCCAGCTACTGTGTCAGACCTGGAGCAGAAGCTTGGCGAGGCACAAAGAGAGGTGAGCCGACTGAAGGAAAAGCTCTCTGAAGCGGAAGAGGAGCTGGAGACCACAAAATCACATCTGAACAGAGCTCAGGCGGATGTGGACTCTCTCCGAGAAACTCAGAGTGACCAGGAGGCAGCTAACAGTCGCCTCAAAGAAAAACTCTCCCGATTAGAG GCTCAGCTGCAGAGCAGTGCAGCAGAAAGCTCGGAGGCGGAGCTCACCCTCCACACGGAGATGAGAAGTTTGAGATCTGAGCTGGACGAGGCGAAAAGACGAATCTCCAGACTTAACCAGGAGCACCAGGAAGTCACTCAGCGTCTGGAAAGCTCCGAGAGGGACAAGGAGACGCTGAAGCAGACCATCAGCCAGCTGGAAGACGCCAAAAGCCAACTGGGGAGAGCTATGGACAAACTCAACAAAGAT TATGAAGCTCTCAAAGTGTCCTCGAAGGACGAGGTGCAGGCCCTCAGCTCTCAGCTGGAGGAGCAAAGAGAGCGAGCACGCAAGGAGATGCAGGACGCTCAACGCCACGGGAAAGACGCTCAGTCTGAGCTGGAGAAACATCATGTCAACCTGAGGAGGATGGAAGAAGAA atgTTGCGTCAGAAGAAGGAGTTCCAGCTTGCCTGTGAGGAGAGAGACAACCATCAGCTGGATAAAGAGCTGCTCTCCAACAGACTGCGCCACCTGGAGGGAGAGTTGGAGGCCAGCAAGAACAGCCACAGCGAGAAAGCACGCGAGATCCGCATCCTGGAG GACAAACTGAAATGTATGGAGCTGGAGTGCGAGGAGGAGAAGAGCACGGTGGAGATGCTGACGGAGCGCGTGTCCAGGAGCAGAGACCAGATCGACCAGCTGCGCTCCGAGCTCATGCAGGAGCGCTCGTCAAAGCAGGACCTGGAGCTGGATAAGAACGCCATGGAGCGACAG CTGAAGGAGCTGAGGAGTCGCGTGGCTGAGATGGAGGGCCAGTCTCGCTCCTCAACAGGAGTCTCCCAGCTGGAGAACAAGATCCTGGAGTTGGAAGACCGCCTGCGCAATGAAGAAAG agagaaaaactcTGTGTTGGCGTCTCAACGGCGTTCAGAGAGGAAACTTAAAGAACTTAACATGACATTGGATGAagagagacacacacacactgagcaGAGAGACCAG CTCACTTTGAAAGTGAAGGCTTTAAAGAGGCAGGTGGACGAGAGTGAAACGGAGCTGGAGAGGATAGAAGGGCTGAGGAGGAAAGCTCAGAGAGACATGGAGGAGCAGGTGGAGCTCAAAGAGAGCTTGCAGGCCCGAGTCAAAGCTCTGGAAACGGAGCTCAa GAGGAAAACCCAGGCAGCCATGCGGCAAGCTTTGGAGTCATCAGCGCTCAGCTCAGATGATGACGACAGCCTGTACGACCACTCCACCATCACCTCCATCCTCACTGAGAGCAACCTCCAGACCAGCTCCTGCTGA